The Caulobacter sp. FWC26 genome contains a region encoding:
- the mmcB gene encoding DNA repair putative endonuclease MmcB, protein MDVIIELATSRPETTLAVTRGAARLLVDLGYAPLAEVTLPNGRRADLMALGPKGDVLIVEVKSGLDDFRVDRKWGEYAPFCDAFYFAVAPSFPEGILPEEPGLVVADGFGGAVVREAPLAPLAPARRKALTLAFGRLAAWRAAGVNAERLSL, encoded by the coding sequence ATGGACGTGATCATCGAACTGGCGACTTCCCGCCCCGAAACCACGCTGGCCGTGACGCGCGGCGCGGCGCGGCTGCTTGTCGACCTGGGCTATGCGCCCCTCGCCGAGGTGACCTTGCCCAACGGGCGACGCGCTGACCTCATGGCTCTTGGACCCAAGGGCGACGTGTTGATCGTCGAGGTGAAGTCGGGGCTGGATGACTTCCGTGTCGATCGGAAGTGGGGCGAGTACGCACCTTTCTGCGACGCGTTCTATTTCGCGGTCGCGCCCAGCTTCCCGGAAGGAATCCTGCCCGAAGAGCCCGGCCTCGTGGTGGCCGACGGCTTTGGCGGGGCGGTGGTGCGCGAGGCGCCCTTGGCCCCGCTGGCGCCCGCGCGGCGCAAGGCCTTGACGCTGGCGTTCGGGCGCTTGGCCGCCTGGCGGGCGGCCGGCGTGAACGCCGAGCGTCTCAGTCTTTAA
- the recQ gene encoding DNA helicase RecQ, with the protein MYVPPESPELERARDVLRRTFGHADFRGLQAGVIHELLTGHSAMAVLPTGGGKSLCYQIPSLIRPGLGLVISPLIALMADQVQGLRQAGVAAERLDSNISLDERSDIWRRIDAGEVDLLYLSPEGLMQPWMLDRLARTPLALIAVDEAHCVSQWGHDFRPEYRMLGRLAELFPDVPRLAVTATADARTRDDIRAELRLQGAAEFVDSFARPELALSAERKRGKGHDRVVELVLERPGRSGVIYAGSRDGTEKLAERLNAEGVPALAYHAGLDKAVRARRLEDFLEADAAVMVATIAFGMGVDKPDVRYVIHADPPAAIEAYWQEVGRAGRDGQPAEGITLYGSADMAWAGRRIETREAPDEVKQVQSRKLRQFYAMLEGVTCRAAAVRRYFGEEGVGRCGVCDICVSPPTGIDATQAAQKALSAVHRLGGRLGRGRVIEHLMGKTKDVTPQEAQLPTFGIGREFSQPTWRDLFDTLIFEGLLREDPNDGRPLVGLGDVEGVRQVYRNERKVALRQMTDAPDSGGRAGGGVRKRREGRALTIPPENQLLFEALRSWRKEQAQLQHVPPYVIFHDATLAEIAAARPTTLATLGKAGGVGQGKLDRYGEAVLKVVREN; encoded by the coding sequence GTGTACGTCCCTCCCGAATCCCCCGAGCTCGAGCGCGCGCGCGACGTCCTGCGCCGTACGTTTGGTCACGCCGACTTCCGGGGCTTGCAGGCCGGGGTCATCCACGAGCTGCTGACCGGCCACAGCGCCATGGCGGTGCTGCCGACAGGCGGCGGCAAGAGCCTGTGCTACCAGATTCCGTCGCTGATCCGGCCGGGCCTGGGTCTGGTCATCTCGCCGTTGATCGCTCTGATGGCCGACCAGGTCCAAGGTCTGCGCCAGGCGGGCGTGGCGGCCGAGCGGTTGGACAGCAACATCTCGCTGGACGAGCGGTCCGACATCTGGCGGCGCATCGACGCCGGCGAGGTTGACCTGCTCTATCTGTCGCCCGAAGGCCTGATGCAGCCCTGGATGCTGGATCGCCTGGCGCGCACGCCGCTGGCCCTGATCGCCGTCGACGAAGCCCACTGCGTTAGCCAGTGGGGTCACGATTTCCGGCCCGAATACCGGATGCTTGGCCGGCTGGCGGAGCTGTTTCCCGACGTGCCGCGTCTGGCTGTCACCGCCACCGCCGACGCCCGCACCCGTGACGACATCCGCGCGGAGCTACGCCTTCAGGGCGCGGCCGAGTTCGTCGACAGCTTCGCCCGTCCGGAACTGGCGCTCAGCGCCGAGCGGAAGCGCGGCAAGGGCCACGATCGGGTCGTCGAACTCGTCCTGGAGCGCCCCGGCCGATCGGGCGTCATCTACGCCGGCTCGCGCGACGGGACGGAAAAGCTGGCCGAGCGGCTCAATGCGGAAGGCGTCCCGGCTCTCGCCTATCACGCGGGTCTCGACAAGGCCGTCCGCGCCCGCCGACTGGAGGACTTCCTTGAGGCCGACGCCGCAGTGATGGTCGCCACGATCGCGTTCGGCATGGGCGTCGACAAGCCCGACGTGCGCTATGTGATCCACGCCGATCCGCCGGCCGCCATCGAGGCCTACTGGCAGGAGGTCGGCCGCGCCGGACGCGACGGTCAGCCCGCCGAGGGCATCACCCTCTACGGCTCGGCCGACATGGCCTGGGCCGGTCGCCGGATCGAGACCCGCGAGGCGCCCGACGAGGTCAAGCAGGTGCAGTCGCGCAAGCTGCGCCAGTTCTACGCCATGCTGGAGGGCGTCACCTGCCGCGCCGCCGCCGTGCGTCGCTATTTCGGCGAAGAGGGCGTGGGTCGCTGCGGGGTCTGCGACATCTGCGTCTCGCCGCCGACCGGGATCGACGCCACGCAGGCCGCCCAGAAGGCGCTGTCGGCCGTGCATCGCCTGGGCGGGCGGCTGGGACGTGGCCGGGTGATCGAGCACCTGATGGGCAAGACCAAGGACGTCACCCCTCAGGAAGCGCAGTTGCCGACCTTCGGCATCGGGCGCGAGTTTAGCCAGCCGACCTGGCGCGATCTCTTCGACACCCTGATCTTCGAGGGGCTGCTCCGCGAGGATCCCAATGACGGTCGGCCGCTGGTGGGCCTGGGCGATGTTGAGGGCGTGCGGCAGGTCTATCGCAACGAGCGCAAGGTCGCGCTGCGCCAGATGACCGACGCGCCCGACAGCGGCGGTCGCGCGGGCGGGGGCGTGCGCAAGCGTCGCGAGGGTCGCGCCCTGACCATTCCGCCCGAGAACCAATTGCTGTTCGAGGCCCTGCGGTCCTGGCGCAAGGAGCAGGCCCAACTGCAGCACGTGCCCCCCTATGTGATCTTCCATGACGCCACGCTGGCCGAGATTGCGGCGGCGCGCCCGACCACCCTGGCGACGCTGGGAAAAGCGGGCGGCGTGGGCCAGGGCAAGCTCGATCGCTATGGCGAGGCGGTTTTGAAGGTGGTTCGAGAGAACTAA
- a CDS encoding metalloregulator ArsR/SmtB family transcription factor — protein sequence MNEVFKALSHPARRRMVAMLRDGPLASGDIASRFDMAWPTVTAHLAALKAAGLVETEKEGASVRYRLVISAVEEALAFMMDLMGTGEGSTAPETEENKA from the coding sequence ATGAACGAGGTCTTCAAGGCGCTGTCACACCCTGCCCGCCGCCGAATGGTCGCCATGTTGCGTGACGGTCCGTTGGCGTCCGGCGACATCGCGTCACGCTTCGACATGGCTTGGCCCACCGTCACCGCGCATCTTGCTGCGCTGAAGGCGGCGGGCTTGGTCGAGACCGAGAAGGAGGGGGCCTCCGTTCGCTATCGCCTGGTGATCTCGGCGGTGGAGGAGGCCCTGGCCTTCATGATGGACCTGATGGGAACCGGCGAAGGTTCGACCGCGCCGGAGACTGAGGAGAACAAGGCATGA
- a CDS encoding SdpI family protein, whose amino-acid sequence MTSNSDRRETGTGFGLMDLATIVTVAGILAAAAMVWRAGPEGPLPMHFNAAGQVDRWGDRLDMAIVIATMGVVASAISIFCAVMERQVRDPAAERFTYRLGRIVGLAAPALVALLMTAMTFGKLGGGSAGDGPFLRMMMGGIALLLLGMGAFLGRAKPNPVVGVRTYWSLRSRLAWDKSNRLAGRLFSLIGVVGLLATPFAPLPWGFHSMMIAVIVAGLASAVESWRVWRTDPERA is encoded by the coding sequence ATGACGAGCAACAGCGACAGGCGCGAAACCGGGACAGGCTTTGGTCTGATGGACCTGGCCACGATTGTCACCGTGGCGGGAATCCTTGCTGCGGCCGCCATGGTCTGGCGCGCTGGGCCAGAGGGGCCTTTGCCAATGCACTTCAATGCTGCAGGCCAAGTCGACCGATGGGGCGACCGCTTGGACATGGCTATCGTTATCGCGACCATGGGCGTCGTGGCGAGCGCCATCTCCATCTTCTGTGCGGTGATGGAGCGGCAAGTCCGCGATCCGGCCGCAGAGCGGTTCACCTACCGGCTCGGCCGCATTGTCGGCCTGGCGGCGCCGGCGCTTGTCGCCCTGCTGATGACGGCGATGACGTTCGGCAAACTCGGCGGGGGCAGCGCGGGTGATGGCCCGTTCCTGCGCATGATGATGGGCGGCATAGCCCTGCTGCTGCTGGGCATGGGCGCGTTTCTGGGTCGGGCCAAGCCTAATCCGGTCGTGGGCGTGCGCACCTATTGGTCGCTTCGCAGCCGCCTGGCCTGGGACAAGTCCAACCGTCTGGCTGGGCGCTTGTTTTCCCTGATCGGCGTTGTCGGCCTACTTGCCACGCCGTTCGCGCCGCTGCCTTGGGGCTTCCACAGCATGATGATCGCCGTGATCGTCGCGGGCTTGGCCTCGGCCGTCGAAAGCTGGCGCGTCTGGCGCACCGATCCCGAGCGCGCCTGA
- the polA gene encoding DNA polymerase I, with protein sequence MTDAAAPPLPNASELTQDGPAVRLFLVDGSAYLFRAYHALPPLTRKSDGLPVGAVQGFCNMLWKLLRDMQGDTPTHLAVIWDHSEKTFRNTLYDQYKAHRPPPPEDLIPQFPLVREATLAFGVPAIELPGYEADDLIAAYACKAREVGGEAIIVSSDKDLMQLVGDGVSMYDPMKGVRIEREQVFEKFGVYPEKVVDVQALCGDSVDNVPGAPGIGIKTAAQLITEYGDLDTLLARAGEIKQPKRRETLINFADQIRLSRALVKLDCDTPLPQPLDELKVREPDKEALAAFLEQMEFRSLARRVGDGSAAATPGTLDRPAAPPKAPVVSVSYMGAAARAAAHPVEPVKIDHAAYACVRDLETLKAWVDKATAKGIVAFDTETDALSSATAGLCGVSLAIAPGEACYIPISHCEKADGLAFEAPADIEQIPLADVIATLKPLLEDPAVLKVAQNAKYDIAVLARHGIQVAPIEDTMLISYVLEAGLHGHGMDELSELHLGHKPIPFKQVAGSGKGQISFKHVALPEATAYAAEDADVTLRLYNHLKPQLARASLSTVYETLERPMPAVLAMMENNGVRVDPEALRLLSNEFSLRMAQFEARAQELVGRPFNLGSPKQIGDVLFGEMQMKGGKKTATGQWSTDSDVLESLALEHELPRVLLDWRQLSKLKGTYTENLIAAIAPSTGRVHTSYALAATTTGRLSSSDPNLQNIPVRTEEGRKIRKAFVASPGNVLISADYSQIELRLLAHIGDIPQLKKAFQEGLDIHAMTASEMFDTPIEGMDPMIRRRAKAINFGIVYGISAFGLANQLGIGQSEAGAYIKTYFERFPGIQAYMDATKAFVREHGYVTTIFGRKINIPDIEAKSAAHRQFAERAAINAPIQGAAADVMRRAMIRMPAALEREGLATRMLLQVHDELVFEAPEAEAERACAVIRAVMERAAEPAVALSVPLTVEARAAGNWEEAH encoded by the coding sequence ATGACCGACGCCGCCGCGCCCCCGCTTCCGAACGCTTCCGAACTGACCCAGGACGGCCCGGCCGTCCGGCTCTTCCTGGTCGACGGCTCGGCCTATCTGTTCCGCGCCTATCACGCCCTGCCGCCCCTGACGCGCAAGAGCGACGGCCTGCCGGTGGGCGCGGTGCAGGGCTTCTGCAACATGCTGTGGAAGTTGCTACGCGACATGCAGGGTGACACGCCCACCCACTTGGCGGTGATCTGGGACCATTCGGAAAAGACGTTCCGCAACACCCTCTACGACCAGTACAAGGCTCACCGTCCGCCCCCGCCTGAGGACCTGATCCCGCAGTTTCCGCTGGTGCGCGAAGCGACGCTGGCCTTCGGCGTCCCGGCCATCGAGCTGCCGGGCTACGAGGCCGACGACCTGATCGCCGCCTACGCCTGCAAGGCCCGCGAGGTCGGGGGCGAGGCGATCATCGTCTCGTCCGACAAGGACCTGATGCAGCTCGTCGGCGATGGGGTGTCGATGTACGACCCGATGAAGGGCGTGCGCATCGAGCGCGAGCAGGTGTTCGAGAAATTCGGCGTCTATCCTGAGAAGGTCGTCGACGTTCAGGCTCTGTGCGGCGACAGCGTCGACAACGTGCCGGGCGCGCCGGGCATCGGGATCAAGACCGCCGCCCAGCTGATCACCGAATATGGCGACCTCGACACGCTCTTGGCCCGCGCGGGCGAGATCAAGCAGCCCAAGCGCCGCGAGACCCTGATCAACTTCGCCGACCAGATCCGCCTGTCACGGGCCCTGGTCAAGCTGGACTGCGACACGCCGCTGCCCCAGCCCCTCGATGAGCTGAAAGTGCGCGAGCCCGACAAGGAGGCCCTGGCGGCTTTCCTCGAGCAGATGGAGTTCCGCTCTCTGGCCCGCCGGGTCGGCGACGGCTCGGCCGCCGCGACGCCCGGCACGCTCGATCGCCCCGCAGCGCCGCCCAAGGCCCCGGTGGTCAGCGTCTCTTACATGGGCGCGGCCGCCCGCGCGGCGGCGCACCCGGTCGAGCCGGTCAAGATCGACCACGCCGCTTACGCCTGTGTTCGCGACCTTGAGACCCTCAAGGCCTGGGTCGACAAGGCCACGGCCAAGGGTATCGTCGCCTTCGACACCGAGACCGACGCGCTGTCGTCGGCGACGGCGGGGCTCTGCGGCGTGTCGCTGGCGATTGCGCCGGGCGAGGCCTGTTACATCCCGATCAGCCACTGCGAAAAGGCCGACGGCCTGGCCTTCGAGGCCCCTGCCGACATTGAGCAGATCCCGCTGGCCGACGTCATCGCCACCCTTAAGCCGCTGCTGGAGGACCCGGCGGTGCTGAAGGTGGCGCAGAACGCCAAGTACGACATCGCGGTGTTGGCGCGACACGGGATCCAGGTCGCGCCGATCGAGGACACCATGCTGATCAGCTATGTGCTGGAGGCGGGTCTGCACGGTCACGGCATGGACGAGCTGTCCGAGCTGCATCTCGGGCACAAGCCGATCCCGTTCAAGCAGGTGGCCGGCAGCGGCAAGGGCCAGATCAGCTTCAAGCACGTGGCCCTGCCCGAGGCGACCGCCTATGCGGCCGAGGACGCCGACGTCACCCTGCGGCTCTACAACCATCTGAAACCGCAGCTGGCGCGGGCGAGCCTGTCGACCGTCTACGAGACGCTGGAGCGTCCGATGCCGGCGGTGTTGGCGATGATGGAGAACAACGGCGTCCGCGTGGACCCCGAAGCGCTGCGCCTTCTATCCAACGAGTTTTCGCTGCGGATGGCGCAGTTCGAGGCGCGCGCCCAGGAGCTGGTCGGTCGCCCCTTTAACCTCGGTAGCCCCAAGCAGATCGGCGACGTGCTGTTCGGCGAGATGCAGATGAAGGGCGGCAAGAAGACCGCCACCGGCCAGTGGTCGACCGACAGCGACGTGCTCGAAAGCCTGGCCCTGGAACATGAACTGCCCCGCGTCCTGCTGGACTGGCGGCAGCTCTCCAAGCTCAAGGGCACCTATACCGAGAACCTGATCGCGGCGATCGCGCCGTCGACGGGCCGGGTCCACACCTCCTACGCCCTGGCCGCGACGACGACGGGGCGTCTGTCCTCGTCCGACCCCAACCTGCAGAACATCCCGGTCCGCACCGAGGAGGGCCGCAAGATCCGCAAGGCGTTCGTGGCGTCACCGGGCAACGTGCTGATCAGCGCCGACTACAGCCAGATCGAACTGCGCCTTCTGGCCCACATCGGCGACATCCCGCAGCTGAAGAAGGCTTTCCAGGAAGGCCTCGACATCCACGCCATGACGGCCTCGGAGATGTTCGATACGCCGATCGAGGGCATGGATCCGATGATCCGTCGCCGGGCCAAGGCGATTAATTTCGGCATCGTCTACGGCATCAGCGCGTTCGGCCTGGCCAACCAGCTCGGCATCGGCCAGAGCGAGGCCGGGGCCTATATCAAGACCTATTTCGAACGCTTCCCGGGCATCCAGGCCTATATGGACGCCACCAAGGCGTTCGTGCGCGAACACGGCTATGTCACAACGATCTTCGGCCGGAAGATCAACATTCCCGACATCGAGGCCAAGTCGGCCGCGCACCGCCAGTTCGCCGAGCGCGCGGCGATCAACGCGCCGATCCAGGGCGCGGCCGCCGACGTGATGCGCCGGGCGATGATCCGCATGCCCGCCGCTTTGGAACGCGAAGGCCTGGCGACGCGGATGCTGCTGCAGGTGCACGACGAACTGGTGTTCGAAGCGCCCGAGGCCGAGGCCGAGCGCGCCTGCGCCGTCATCCGGGCCGTCATGGAGAGGGCCGCCGAGCCGGCCGTGGCCCTGTCGGTCCCCCTTACGGTTGAGGCGCGGGCCGCTGGCAACTGGGAGGAGGCGCACTGA
- a CDS encoding methyl-accepting chemotaxis protein — MSFGDLKISHKLMAVFAVMLATIMLMGVALYANNVSFTNSVHRTERAYEMVRAADQAAFRLTRQENSLRGFLLSGDPYYVKRLEEAHKPKFMKALDDMRALAAGDPQDLARIAAVEAAYANYRKMAIEPGEALGADPATRPQAVELVRNDGVADKAVEPVENAIEAITKNAEEKLAAEATAQKKAYAQASLTLAIGILITAAIAVAGGLLLTGAIAKPVTAMTSAMRRLASGDHSVEVPARGRKDEIGEMAAAVAYFKDSEAEKVRIEAAAVEQRRAADQERAANEAEKAEVARHDAIAISALNEGLDRLASGDLTHRITTPFAPKTESLKTNFNAAADRMQQAIQAIGVATNGVNSGSDEIAQASDNLSRRTEQQAASLEETAAALDEITATVRKTASGAKEASQVVAVARADAEKSGQIVSQAVSAMTEIETSSNQVSQIIGVIDEIAFQTNLLALNAGVEAARAGEAGRGFAVVAQEVRALAQRSADAAKEIKTLISTSTQQVETGVNLVGQTGEALNRIVAQVASIDALVKEISASASEQATGLNEVNTAVNQMDQVVQQNAAMVEEATAATHSLKNEAKSLAEMVARFRVAEGVAIAAQSAPRVSYRPPVEAPAPVARPSPVARPSRGSAAVAVREDWEEF; from the coding sequence GTGTCCTTTGGCGACCTGAAGATCTCGCACAAACTGATGGCGGTGTTCGCCGTTATGCTCGCCACGATCATGCTCATGGGTGTGGCGCTCTATGCCAATAATGTGAGCTTCACCAACTCGGTGCATCGCACCGAGCGCGCCTATGAAATGGTCCGCGCCGCTGACCAGGCCGCCTTCCGTCTGACCCGCCAGGAGAATTCGCTGCGCGGCTTCCTGCTGTCCGGCGATCCCTATTACGTCAAGCGTCTGGAAGAGGCCCACAAGCCCAAGTTCATGAAGGCGTTGGACGACATGCGAGCCCTGGCGGCGGGCGACCCGCAGGACCTGGCGCGCATCGCCGCTGTCGAGGCCGCCTACGCCAACTATCGCAAGATGGCCATTGAGCCGGGCGAGGCCCTGGGCGCCGATCCCGCCACGCGTCCCCAGGCGGTCGAACTGGTGCGCAATGACGGCGTCGCCGACAAGGCGGTCGAGCCGGTCGAGAACGCCATCGAGGCGATCACCAAGAACGCCGAAGAAAAGCTCGCGGCTGAAGCGACCGCTCAGAAGAAGGCCTATGCGCAGGCCAGCCTGACCCTGGCGATTGGCATCCTGATCACCGCCGCCATCGCCGTCGCTGGTGGGCTGCTGCTGACCGGCGCCATCGCCAAGCCGGTGACGGCCATGACCAGCGCCATGCGCCGTCTGGCCTCTGGCGACCACAGCGTCGAGGTGCCGGCGCGAGGCCGCAAGGACGAGATCGGCGAAATGGCCGCCGCCGTGGCCTACTTCAAGGATTCAGAGGCTGAGAAGGTGCGTATCGAGGCCGCCGCCGTCGAGCAACGGCGCGCCGCCGACCAAGAGCGCGCCGCCAACGAGGCCGAAAAGGCCGAGGTCGCCCGTCACGACGCCATCGCCATCTCGGCGTTGAACGAAGGTCTGGATCGTCTGGCGTCGGGTGACCTGACGCACCGTATCACCACGCCCTTCGCGCCCAAGACCGAGAGTCTGAAGACCAATTTCAACGCCGCCGCCGACCGGATGCAGCAGGCGATCCAGGCGATTGGGGTGGCGACGAACGGGGTGAACAGCGGCTCGGACGAGATCGCTCAAGCCTCCGACAACCTGTCGCGTCGCACAGAGCAGCAGGCCGCCAGCCTCGAAGAGACCGCCGCGGCGCTAGACGAGATCACCGCGACGGTGCGCAAGACCGCCTCGGGGGCTAAGGAAGCTTCTCAGGTGGTGGCCGTTGCGCGCGCCGACGCCGAGAAGTCGGGTCAGATCGTCAGCCAGGCCGTGTCGGCGATGACCGAGATCGAGACGTCGTCGAACCAGGTCAGCCAGATCATCGGGGTGATCGACGAGATCGCGTTCCAGACCAATCTGTTGGCCCTGAACGCCGGCGTCGAGGCCGCGCGGGCGGGCGAGGCCGGACGTGGCTTCGCGGTGGTCGCTCAGGAAGTGCGGGCTCTGGCCCAACGCTCGGCCGACGCGGCCAAGGAGATCAAGACCCTGATCTCGACCTCGACTCAGCAGGTCGAGACGGGGGTCAATCTGGTCGGCCAGACGGGCGAGGCGCTGAATCGCATCGTCGCCCAGGTCGCCTCGATCGACGCCCTGGTGAAGGAGATCTCAGCCTCCGCCAGCGAGCAGGCCACCGGCTTGAACGAGGTCAACACGGCCGTGAACCAGATGGACCAGGTGGTTCAGCAGAACGCCGCCATGGTCGAGGAGGCCACGGCCGCGACGCACTCGTTGAAGAACGAGGCCAAGTCGTTGGCCGAAATGGTGGCGCGCTTCCGCGTGGCGGAAGGCGTGGCTATCGCCGCGCAAAGCGCGCCGCGCGTCAGCTACCGCCCGCCGGTCGAAGCGCCGGCGCCGGTCGCCCGCCCATCGCCCGTGGCGCGGCCAAGCCGAGGCTCGGCGGCGGTGGCCGTCCGTGAGGACTGGGAAGAATTCTGA
- a CDS encoding acetyl-CoA C-acyltransferase, protein MREAVIVSYARTGLAKSVRGGFNNTHGAAMAGHAIQHAVARAKLDGAEVEDVVLGCGGPEGATGMNVARNAAMWAGLPITTSGQTVNRFCSSGLQAIATAANYVRNDGAEVAIGGGVESISLVNASGHMNRYHITEEKLLKTHPALWMAMIDTADIVAKRYNVSREYQDEYALRSQQRIAAAQAAGLFDDEIVPMATKMKVVNKETKEESLVDYVVSKDECNRADTTLEGLAKLEPVKGPGNFVTAGNASQLSDGAAAVVVMEAKEAARRGLEPLGAFRGFAVAGCEPDEMGIGPVFAVPRLLERHGLKVDDIDLWELNEAFASQCLYSRDRLGIDPEKYNVNGGSIAIGHPFGMTGARCAGHLLLEGKRRKAKLGVVTMCIGGGMGAAGLFEIF, encoded by the coding sequence ATGCGCGAAGCGGTCATTGTTTCCTACGCCCGCACCGGTCTGGCCAAGTCGGTCCGCGGCGGCTTCAACAACACCCATGGCGCGGCGATGGCCGGCCACGCGATCCAGCACGCGGTCGCTCGCGCCAAGCTGGACGGCGCGGAAGTCGAGGACGTGGTCCTGGGCTGCGGCGGCCCCGAAGGCGCCACCGGCATGAACGTCGCGCGCAACGCGGCCATGTGGGCCGGCCTGCCGATCACCACCTCGGGCCAGACGGTCAACCGCTTCTGCTCGTCGGGCCTGCAAGCGATCGCCACGGCGGCCAACTACGTCCGCAACGACGGCGCGGAAGTCGCCATCGGCGGCGGCGTGGAGTCGATCTCCCTGGTCAACGCCAGCGGCCACATGAACCGCTACCACATCACCGAAGAAAAGCTGCTGAAGACCCATCCGGCGCTATGGATGGCGATGATCGACACCGCCGACATCGTGGCCAAGCGCTACAATGTCAGCCGCGAGTATCAGGACGAATACGCCCTGCGCAGCCAGCAACGCATCGCCGCCGCCCAGGCCGCCGGCCTGTTCGACGACGAGATCGTGCCGATGGCCACCAAGATGAAGGTGGTCAACAAGGAGACCAAGGAAGAGAGCCTGGTCGACTACGTGGTCAGCAAGGACGAGTGCAATCGCGCCGACACCACGCTGGAAGGCCTGGCCAAGCTGGAGCCGGTCAAGGGCCCGGGCAACTTCGTCACCGCCGGCAACGCCAGCCAACTGTCGGACGGCGCCGCCGCCGTGGTGGTCATGGAAGCCAAGGAAGCCGCCCGTCGCGGCCTCGAGCCGCTGGGCGCGTTCCGCGGCTTCGCCGTGGCCGGTTGTGAGCCCGACGAGATGGGCATCGGTCCGGTCTTCGCCGTGCCGCGTCTCCTGGAGCGCCACGGCCTGAAGGTCGACGACATCGACCTGTGGGAGCTGAACGAAGCCTTCGCCAGCCAGTGCCTCTACAGCCGCGACCGCCTGGGCATCGATCCGGAGAAGTACAACGTCAACGGCGGCTCGATCGCCATCGGCCACCCCTTCGGCATGACCGGCGCCCGCTGCGCCGGCCACCTCCTGCTGGAAGGCAAGCGCCGCAAGGCCAAGCTGGGCGTGGTGACCATGTGCATCGGCGGCGGCATGGGAGCGGCGGGCCTGTTCGAAATCTTCTGA